A single Streptomyces mirabilis DNA region contains:
- a CDS encoding toll/interleukin-1 receptor domain-containing protein, with protein sequence MARPRIFISHSSSASKCAGHGCECATYRDAVAAQLEELGCDPVVDQALLQAGDQWHPKLIRELFRCQGTVLLLSPHALDSDYVMEEALLSMALWEVTRERFLVLPVMLPGVRRSDLKESQLARLGLGRFDMVDWPRVAGASAPPAKMGERLRPLVEQHGSLPYPKVTEYVAHRIEEVPAAALSDIARELGVAHIAYASDHTNYVVSAGLLSERPVDGFGAACAMRKALKGLLPLLRHKEHRQEVVDVVVPFARVPGAAAKELRRLCGASSEGRIALLTAHRTTTAEMYVRRASESPDPWPLHTPVPRPGLDFVDGVIADIREFLVERFFVFDTLTDDELGRWLARQEEESGPVTIVLGVQPDAEMMRRLLVAFPKLLFLFAHAQAHMGPSVPEHSRLQALTEGQEKDMISTYREFSQ encoded by the coding sequence ATGGCGCGCCCCAGGATCTTCATCAGCCACAGTTCCAGTGCAAGCAAGTGCGCCGGGCACGGCTGTGAATGCGCCACCTACCGCGATGCCGTCGCCGCGCAGTTGGAGGAACTGGGCTGCGATCCCGTCGTCGATCAGGCCCTCCTCCAAGCGGGCGACCAGTGGCACCCGAAACTGATACGTGAGCTGTTCCGCTGCCAGGGCACGGTGCTTCTGCTGTCACCGCACGCGCTCGACTCCGACTACGTCATGGAGGAGGCGCTGCTCTCCATGGCCCTGTGGGAAGTAACCCGGGAGCGGTTCCTCGTCCTTCCCGTCATGCTGCCCGGAGTGCGCCGCAGTGATCTCAAGGAGAGCCAGCTGGCGCGGCTCGGACTTGGGCGCTTCGACATGGTCGACTGGCCCCGCGTGGCCGGCGCCTCGGCTCCGCCCGCCAAGATGGGTGAACGCCTGCGGCCGCTGGTGGAACAGCACGGATCACTGCCGTACCCGAAGGTGACTGAGTACGTCGCTCACCGCATCGAGGAGGTACCCGCCGCGGCGCTGTCGGACATCGCGCGGGAATTGGGCGTGGCACACATCGCCTATGCCTCGGACCACACGAACTACGTTGTCTCCGCAGGCCTGCTGAGCGAACGTCCCGTGGACGGATTCGGTGCGGCGTGCGCGATGCGCAAGGCTCTCAAGGGGCTGCTTCCGCTGCTCCGCCACAAGGAGCACCGCCAGGAAGTGGTCGACGTGGTGGTGCCGTTCGCCAGAGTGCCCGGGGCGGCGGCGAAAGAGTTGCGCAGGCTCTGCGGCGCCTCGTCGGAGGGCCGCATCGCACTGCTGACGGCACACAGGACCACAACTGCGGAGATGTACGTACGGCGTGCCAGCGAATCCCCCGACCCCTGGCCTCTGCACACACCCGTGCCGCGCCCGGGCTTGGACTTCGTCGACGGTGTGATCGCGGACATCCGCGAGTTCCTCGTCGAGAGATTCTTCGTGTTCGACACACTCACCGACGACGAGTTGGGCCGGTGGCTGGCCCGGCAGGAGGAAGAATCCGGGCCGGTCACGATCGTCCTGGGTGTACAACCTGACGCCGAGATGATGCGGCGCCTGCTGGTGGCGTTTCCCAAGCTCCTGTTTCTTTTCGCACACGCTCAGGCGCACATGGGCCCGAGCGTGCCTGAACACTCGCGACTCCAAGCACTCACGGAGGGCCAGGAGAAAGACATGATCAGTACTTACCGAGAGTTCAGCCAGTGA